A window of the Virgibacillus pantothenticus genome harbors these coding sequences:
- a CDS encoding MBL fold metallo-hydrolase, whose amino-acid sequence MKLHTIGYWGAYPNVNEATSCYLVEDNQTKILLDCGSGALSKLQNVIKLEELDAVFISHTHTDHMADIYSLEYAMLILHQLGKRKEPLDVYVYTDNISDLSFEFPHVMQVHPIHLAESVNIGSLSVTFAETIHEIPCCAMKISDPHGNVLVYSADTGYSKRLIDFADKADTLLIECSFYAEQQGLTKGHLASYEVADIASKAAVKNIILTHFPHYGNINQLKEEVKSKTDQSVYLAKEGLTITI is encoded by the coding sequence ATGAAATTACATACGATTGGTTATTGGGGCGCTTATCCAAATGTAAACGAAGCAACATCGTGCTACCTTGTAGAAGACAATCAGACGAAAATATTACTAGATTGCGGCAGTGGTGCACTCTCTAAATTACAAAATGTGATTAAGTTAGAGGAATTAGATGCAGTATTTATTAGTCATACGCATACGGATCATATGGCGGATATTTACAGTTTGGAATATGCGATGCTCATTTTACATCAGCTTGGGAAAAGAAAAGAACCGTTGGATGTGTATGTGTACACAGATAACATTAGTGATTTATCATTTGAGTTTCCACATGTAATGCAAGTTCATCCGATTCATCTAGCTGAGTCTGTCAACATCGGATCGCTAAGTGTAACTTTTGCGGAAACTATACATGAAATTCCTTGTTGTGCGATGAAAATAAGTGATCCACATGGCAATGTACTTGTATATTCTGCTGATACAGGCTACTCAAAAAGGTTAATTGATTTTGCTGATAAAGCGGATACATTACTAATTGAGTGCAGCTTTTATGCTGAACAACAAGGGTTAACGAAAGGGCATTTAGCTAGCTATGAAGTAGCTGATATTGCTAGTAAAGCAGCTGTGAAGAATATAATCCTTACTCATTTTCCTCACTATGGGAATATTAACCAATTAAAAGAAGAAGTGAAATCAAAAACAGATCAATCCGTTTATCTTGCGAAAGAAGGACTTACCATCACTATATAA
- a CDS encoding ABC transporter substrate-binding protein: MKKFGGKAFLLLFFVSVLLVACSDKGSNEAGEQAAKANKNEEKMGGTVRIAMSTEVDNLDPYQSAATDTMSMMDNVYDGLLDTDEAGELVPAIAESYDISEDGLVYTFKLKENVTFHDGSELTAEDVKYSYEKLAGLSGEEPISSQYEVIEKIEAPSDFEVVITLKEKNSAFLAANIRPILPADYDNHSEKPIGTGPFKFAEYKVGQELRLVKNEDYYNDKKIPNMDEVLFKIMPDPESAILAMQSGEIDVIPGISSQGKEQLGDTIETVSAPQNMVQLMALNNQVEPLNNINVRKAINLAIDKDMIIDMVAEGDGVKLGSNFSPSMQVYYQEGLEDTYQTNIDEAKKLLAEAGYPDGFNLELTVPSDYQFHVDTAQVITEQLAQVGIQVEIKLMEFSTWLEKVYNDAQYESTIIGFTGKLDPYEILRRYVSDYNNNFVQYENEAYDKLIHDALSATDEAEMADIYKQAQTMLAEEAASVFIMDPYRTVAMKKGLQGWKMYPIQKFNLEDLHYTE; this comes from the coding sequence GTGAAAAAATTTGGAGGCAAAGCTTTTCTGTTATTGTTCTTTGTTTCTGTATTACTCGTAGCATGTTCAGATAAAGGTTCGAATGAAGCTGGTGAACAGGCAGCTAAGGCGAATAAAAATGAAGAAAAAATGGGTGGCACCGTTCGAATTGCAATGAGTACAGAGGTGGATAATTTAGATCCTTATCAATCAGCGGCAACCGATACGATGTCGATGATGGATAATGTGTATGATGGTCTATTAGATACGGATGAAGCTGGTGAATTAGTGCCTGCAATTGCAGAATCCTACGATATTTCCGAGGATGGTCTCGTATATACATTTAAATTAAAGGAAAATGTAACGTTTCATGACGGCTCTGAATTAACTGCTGAAGATGTGAAATATTCTTACGAAAAGCTAGCTGGTCTAAGTGGAGAAGAGCCAATTTCATCACAATATGAAGTAATTGAAAAAATTGAAGCCCCTTCCGATTTTGAAGTCGTCATTACATTAAAAGAAAAAAATTCTGCTTTTTTAGCAGCAAATATTCGTCCAATTTTGCCTGCGGATTATGATAACCATAGCGAAAAACCTATTGGTACAGGACCATTTAAATTTGCTGAATATAAAGTGGGACAAGAGTTACGCTTAGTGAAAAACGAAGACTATTATAATGATAAAAAAATACCAAACATGGATGAAGTACTGTTTAAGATCATGCCTGATCCCGAATCTGCTATTCTAGCGATGCAATCTGGTGAAATAGATGTTATTCCGGGGATTTCTTCACAGGGTAAGGAACAGCTTGGTGATACGATTGAGACTGTATCGGCTCCACAAAACATGGTGCAATTAATGGCATTAAACAACCAAGTAGAACCGTTAAATAATATCAATGTACGTAAAGCGATTAATTTAGCCATTGATAAAGATATGATCATTGATATGGTAGCTGAAGGAGACGGAGTGAAGCTAGGATCTAATTTTAGCCCTTCGATGCAAGTTTACTATCAGGAAGGTTTGGAAGATACGTATCAAACGAATATCGATGAGGCTAAGAAATTATTAGCAGAAGCGGGATATCCAGATGGATTCAATTTAGAATTAACTGTTCCATCTGATTACCAATTTCACGTTGATACAGCACAGGTCATTACAGAACAATTGGCTCAAGTAGGGATTCAAGTAGAAATTAAATTAATGGAGTTCAGTACATGGTTGGAAAAAGTTTATAATGACGCGCAATACGAAAGCACAATTATTGGCTTTACTGGAAAACTAGATCCATATGAAATCCTGCGTAGATATGTAAGTGATTATAATAATAACTTTGTTCAATATGAAAATGAAGCATATGACAAACTCATTCATGATGCGTTGTCGGCTACGGATGAAGCAGAAATGGCAGACATTTATAAACAGGCGCAAACGATGTTAGCAGAGGAGGCTGCTTCTGTATTTATTATGGATCCTTACCGAACGGTTGCCATGAAGAAGGGATTGCAAGGGTGGAAGATGTACCCAATTCAAAAATTCAATTTAGAAGACTTACATTACACAGAATAA
- a CDS encoding ABC transporter ATP-binding protein, whose amino-acid sequence MTKPLIEVENVKKYYKQTRRQWWGKDTLIKAVNGISFTLYEGETFGLVGESGSGKTTTGQLIVQLLKQTGGRVRFKGKDVSSFSAKQLKAWRKEVQIVFQDPYSSLNPKKTVQWILHEPLALHKLGDKASRYKKMAQTLSDVGLDKSYLSRYPHELSGGQRQRVAIAAAIILEPQFIVIDEGVSALDVSVQAQILNLLKDLQQQYHLTYLFISHDLNVVQYFCDRIAVMYLGEIVELGKTAEIVKTQQHPYSEALFSAIPTLGNSSAVMQIEGDIPDASQLPEGCPFQSRCPYVYELCKREKPVFQTINDGHLAACHRIQQREEEERVL is encoded by the coding sequence TTGACAAAACCACTTATAGAAGTAGAAAACGTTAAAAAATATTACAAGCAAACACGTAGGCAGTGGTGGGGTAAAGATACATTGATCAAGGCGGTTAACGGCATATCCTTTACTTTATATGAAGGGGAAACATTCGGATTAGTCGGAGAGAGTGGTAGCGGTAAGACGACCACCGGTCAACTGATCGTTCAATTATTGAAACAGACAGGAGGGAGGGTTCGCTTTAAAGGAAAGGATGTTTCCTCATTTTCAGCCAAACAATTAAAAGCTTGGCGCAAAGAAGTGCAAATCGTGTTTCAAGATCCCTATTCTTCGTTAAATCCGAAAAAAACGGTGCAATGGATATTGCATGAGCCGCTTGCGCTTCATAAGTTGGGAGATAAGGCATCTCGTTATAAAAAGATGGCTCAAACATTATCCGATGTTGGCTTAGATAAATCTTACTTGTCGCGCTACCCTCATGAGCTTAGTGGCGGACAGCGACAACGGGTAGCAATTGCAGCTGCAATCATTTTAGAACCACAATTTATCGTTATCGACGAGGGTGTTTCTGCGCTAGATGTTTCTGTGCAAGCTCAAATCTTAAATCTCCTGAAAGATTTACAACAACAATATCATTTAACGTATTTATTTATTTCCCATGATTTGAATGTGGTGCAATATTTTTGCGATCGGATTGCTGTTATGTACTTAGGAGAAATCGTTGAACTTGGAAAAACAGCGGAGATAGTAAAAACGCAACAGCATCCATATTCAGAAGCTCTGTTTTCTGCGATACCAACATTAGGAAATAGCTCCGCAGTAATGCAGATAGAAGGAGATATTCCAGATGCTTCACAGCTTCCTGAAGGATGCCCTTTCCAATCTAGATGTCCTTATGTCTATGAACTTTGCAAGCGAGAAAAGCCTGTTTTTCAGACAATTAACGATGGACATCTTGCAGCATGTCATCGAATACAACAACGAGAAGAGGAGGAAAGAGTACTTTGA
- a CDS encoding ABC transporter ATP-binding protein: MTAPLLSVQEIDVAFQLPAGEFPALENISFHVYPNEVVGIVGESGCGKSLTSQAIMGILPKAASIKHGNISFQDCSLNHLSSREWQELRGNELTMIFQEPMTSLNPVLTIGRQIAEVLKKHTSLSKIERKQQVIKTMKEVGLPRAEALWKAYPHQLSGGMRQRVAIAMALIGQPKLIIADEPTTALDVTIQSQILDLFHTIKQNHNTSLLFISHDWGVIHAICDRVLVMYAGRIVEQGDVEKLISEPKHPYTQSLIQSIPDATKRGQRLYTIPGTVPRLQERQAGCPFSDRCTYKIKQCETLFPDTYEFDGHTVACHLFAKEGDRN, from the coding sequence GTGACGGCACCTTTATTATCGGTTCAAGAGATCGATGTCGCCTTTCAGCTTCCTGCAGGTGAGTTTCCTGCTTTGGAAAACATTTCATTCCATGTATATCCGAATGAAGTGGTTGGAATTGTAGGCGAGTCCGGCTGTGGAAAAAGTTTAACGTCGCAAGCAATCATGGGGATACTCCCGAAAGCTGCCAGCATTAAACATGGAAACATCTCGTTTCAGGATTGTTCGCTGAACCATTTATCTTCTAGAGAATGGCAGGAGTTAAGAGGAAATGAGCTAACGATGATTTTTCAAGAACCAATGACTTCGCTTAATCCAGTGTTGACGATTGGCAGACAAATTGCAGAAGTATTAAAAAAGCATACATCGCTTTCGAAAATAGAAAGAAAGCAGCAAGTGATTAAAACGATGAAAGAGGTAGGTTTACCACGGGCTGAAGCATTATGGAAAGCTTATCCCCATCAACTTTCCGGTGGAATGCGCCAACGCGTCGCCATAGCTATGGCGCTAATTGGTCAGCCAAAGCTTATTATTGCGGATGAACCTACAACTGCTTTAGATGTAACCATCCAGTCACAAATATTAGATCTATTTCATACGATCAAGCAAAATCACAACACGTCATTATTATTTATTTCCCATGATTGGGGTGTCATACATGCGATTTGTGATCGCGTACTCGTCATGTATGCAGGACGAATCGTAGAACAAGGGGATGTAGAGAAACTTATCAGTGAACCGAAACATCCTTATACCCAAAGTCTTATTCAGTCCATCCCTGATGCAACAAAACGAGGACAACGATTATATACCATCCCCGGGACTGTCCCGCGCTTGCAAGAAAGGCAGGCAGGTTGTCCATTTTCAGATCGTTGCACATATAAAATAAAGCAGTGTGAAACATTATTCCCAGACACATATGAATTTGACGGACATACGGTTGCTTGCCATTTGTTTGCTAAAGAAGGTGACAGGAATTGA
- a CDS encoding MurR/RpiR family transcriptional regulator — MKKLIHEKYDQLSEAQRKVARYMLKNMEEVVVLSAQKIATLSDVSEATVHRFAQTLGYSSFIELKQAIHATVRNNQRALNNLLTTTAEKPDSWLEKHFLQEADNIAYTSKTVKESDIQAAAEKLLQARHIWIAGWRLGLSITTYMRFVFSYMLGNSTLIPQGEAAEYSAHFKKADVLIASVFPRYDRKTLQIIKLAKDKEVQIIILTDSSLCPACKYADITLFVRTKSKGFLDSYTAALSVCQAIVNEISYLGGDRIKENIKQIEAYYPAFLEKSES; from the coding sequence ATGAAGAAGCTTATTCATGAAAAATATGACCAATTAAGTGAGGCACAACGGAAAGTTGCTCGTTATATGTTAAAAAACATGGAGGAAGTAGTTGTTTTATCAGCCCAGAAGATTGCTACCTTGTCTGATGTAAGTGAAGCAACTGTCCATCGTTTCGCTCAAACTTTAGGCTATTCCAGTTTTATAGAATTAAAACAAGCCATTCATGCAACCGTACGGAATAACCAACGAGCACTTAATAATTTGCTCACTACAACAGCTGAAAAACCAGACTCTTGGTTAGAAAAGCATTTTCTGCAGGAAGCAGATAATATTGCTTATACTAGTAAAACAGTGAAGGAAAGTGATATTCAGGCTGCGGCTGAAAAACTTTTACAAGCAAGGCATATATGGATTGCTGGTTGGAGGCTAGGCCTATCTATTACGACTTATATGCGATTTGTTTTTTCATATATGTTAGGTAACTCAACTTTAATCCCACAAGGAGAGGCTGCTGAATACAGCGCCCATTTTAAAAAAGCTGATGTTCTCATCGCAAGTGTATTTCCGCGTTATGACCGTAAAACACTACAAATTATTAAATTGGCAAAAGATAAAGAAGTACAGATCATTATTTTAACTGATTCATCATTATGCCCGGCTTGTAAATATGCAGATATCACTTTATTTGTAAGAACAAAATCAAAAGGATTTCTAGACTCTTATACAGCTGCGCTTTCCGTGTGCCAGGCAATTGTAAATGAAATATCTTATCTAGGAGGTGATCGCATTAAAGAAAATATTAAGCAAATTGAAGCATATTATCCAGCTTTTTTAGAGAAAAGCGAATCTTAA
- a CDS encoding ABC transporter permease, whose amino-acid sequence MLFIMMLISLLYTPYDPNAIDPTNRLASPSLAHLFGTDNFGRDIFSRVMEGAKTAFLIGTAAVTIGLFFGFLLGACAGYFGGWIDELTMRFMDAMLAFPGILLAIMLIAVFEPGMKNTVIALGIMSIPAFARIIRSSFIQYKSYDFVKASIAKGGGAVHIMVKHILPNAFSPILVAVSLSFSGSILAESGLSYLGLGVQPPDPSWGRMLKEAQPYISSAPWYVIIVGIVITILVLGFNLLSDGLRDVHDKKA is encoded by the coding sequence ATGCTCTTTATCATGATGCTAATTAGCTTGCTTTATACACCATATGACCCCAATGCAATTGATCCAACGAATCGACTTGCTTCTCCATCACTGGCACACTTATTTGGAACGGACAATTTTGGCAGGGATATTTTTAGTCGTGTAATGGAAGGAGCAAAAACTGCATTTTTAATTGGAACGGCTGCAGTCACCATTGGTTTATTTTTTGGTTTTCTATTAGGTGCTTGTGCAGGTTACTTTGGTGGCTGGATAGATGAATTAACGATGCGCTTTATGGATGCGATGTTAGCTTTTCCAGGGATATTGTTAGCGATTATGCTGATTGCAGTATTTGAGCCCGGGATGAAGAATACGGTCATTGCACTAGGGATTATGAGCATACCAGCCTTTGCACGAATTATTCGTAGCAGTTTTATTCAATATAAATCCTATGATTTTGTTAAAGCTAGCATTGCAAAAGGTGGAGGTGCTGTTCATATTATGGTCAAACATATTCTTCCAAATGCCTTCTCCCCTATATTAGTTGCAGTCAGTTTAAGTTTTTCAGGTTCCATTTTGGCGGAATCTGGTTTAAGTTATTTAGGTTTGGGTGTGCAACCACCTGATCCGAGCTGGGGAAGAATGCTAAAGGAAGCGCAGCCTTATATTAGTTCCGCTCCATGGTATGTTATCATTGTTGGAATTGTGATTACGATATTGGTGTTAGGATTCAATTTATTAAGCGATGGGTTACGTGATGTCCATGATAAAAAGGCATAG
- a CDS encoding ABC transporter permease, translating to MRYYLYKFSMFGITLFMVSLIIFFVFQLLPGNPAQIILGLDADEQQIRHLEQELGLDKPAVERYIDWIAGVFQGDLGESLRYQLPVSEVLADRIPVTTSIAILAMVLTVVIGIPLGILIARTDGKIISVFLSMITQLGISIPSFWFGFMLILLFSVTLNWVTSFEYVAWSDDFFGALRSHFLPSLSIAISNIAIVIRYLRNTILDQRKMDYVRTATCKGLSERAVLYGHVLRNAFIPVITIIGLITADTLGGSIIIENVFALPGLGSLLIQSITSRDFPLVQSMVLYIAVIVLVINFIVDLLYKLIDPRIRQKG from the coding sequence GTGAGGTATTATCTATACAAATTTTCCATGTTTGGCATAACGCTATTTATGGTTTCCCTGATCATTTTCTTTGTCTTTCAGCTGTTGCCAGGTAATCCAGCCCAAATCATCCTTGGGCTGGATGCTGATGAGCAACAAATTCGTCATTTGGAGCAAGAATTAGGACTGGACAAACCAGCAGTAGAAAGGTATATCGATTGGATAGCTGGTGTATTTCAAGGAGACTTAGGGGAATCGTTACGTTATCAATTACCTGTGAGTGAAGTGCTTGCTGATCGTATTCCTGTTACAACTTCTATTGCGATCTTAGCGATGGTACTCACGGTTGTTATTGGTATCCCATTAGGAATTCTAATTGCACGGACAGACGGAAAAATAATATCCGTGTTTCTATCAATGATCACGCAATTAGGTATTTCTATTCCTTCTTTCTGGTTTGGTTTTATGCTGATCTTATTGTTTTCCGTAACATTAAATTGGGTTACATCGTTTGAATACGTTGCCTGGTCGGATGATTTTTTTGGTGCACTCAGGTCCCATTTTTTACCATCACTATCGATTGCGATTTCAAATATTGCTATCGTTATTCGTTATTTAAGAAATACGATTTTAGATCAGAGGAAGATGGATTACGTACGAACAGCAACATGTAAAGGTCTATCCGAACGAGCAGTTTTATATGGGCATGTGCTAAGAAATGCATTTATTCCTGTAATCACGATCATTGGATTAATTACTGCTGATACACTTGGAGGAAGTATTATTATTGAAAATGTATTTGCGCTTCCCGGGTTAGGCAGCTTACTTATTCAATCAATTACGTCCAGAGATTTTCCACTGGTGCAATCTATGGTGCTCTATATTGCTGTTATCGTATTAGTGATCAATTTTATCGTCGATCTATTATATAAACTGATCGATCCAAGAATAAGGCAGAAGGGGTGA